Genomic window (Nicotiana sylvestris chromosome 7, ASM39365v2, whole genome shotgun sequence):
ctcctcctgCAGCTCCTCCTCCAACGCCGCCACCTACACCACCTCCAGCTCCAAATCCTCCTCCATGTCCAGAACCACCTCCTATACCTCCACCACCACCACTGCCTCCACCTCCACCAGCACCACCACCAAGTCCTCCTCCTGCACCACCTCCTACACCTCCTCCGGCTCCAAATCCACCACCATGACCTGACCCTCCACCAACACCTCCTCCTCCGCCACCACCGAAGCCACCACCTCCTCCAACACCGCCTCCAGTGCCAGCACCACCACCAACACCACCGCCAGCTCCAAACCCTCCTCCACTACCTGCTCCACCACCAACTCCTCCACCTCCACCACCCCCTAATCCTCCTCCTCCACCTAGTCCACCTCCAGCTCCTCCGCCAAGACCTCCTCCAGCTCCTCCGCCAAGACCTCCACCAGCTCCTCCGCCACCCCCTAACCCTCCTCCTCCACCTAGTCCACCACCGCCTCCAGCTCCGCCTCCAAACCCTCCACCTGCACCTCTACCACCACCAAAACCTGGACCACCACGTCCACCGCGTCCTCCCCATCCCCCACGTCCACCGCGTCCACCATATCCACCACAACCTCTCCTTCCATATCCACAACCATTATCATTACCCCACCTCGACTCTTCAAGCTTGTCATCACCTAAAGTGATGGCAGTCAATTCCAAGAAAATGCTCAAGAAAAGAAGTAACCCGATAACCCACTTTTGAGAAGAAGAACCCATGGCTGTATATGATCACAAAGGTTCTCAGATCAGATTACTTGTGCTCTTCCTCGCTCAGAGTTTCTGAATATATATAGGCTTAGTTACTCGATCTAAGTTGACAAAATATGGATAGTATTATTAGTCACTCGTCAGCTGAAGACATTAATGTCAACAATGTGCAAAGCTGCATGCATGGTTTATTCGACGCGTTTGAACCGTTGGGGAAGTGGCGGGAACATTAAATGAACCAATAGAATTAGTCAAGAGGCTATAAATCATATATCTACCGGCTATAATTATTGTTTCTCTTTAGATCGAAACTTCGTCAACGCTGATCCAATACTACCGACACAAACCAATAATATTCTAGCTATTGTGTAATGGCATGGCAAATGGGCCATTCTCTTTATTGTACGTGATATTTCTTGCATGGAATGTTTTGATTATCATCCTTTTCTGTATGTGATGGTTCTAATTATATATTTAGAGGAGACTAACATCGAATTTTATTTAGTTCCGGTCCTAGGTATGAAATTTAGGTGTTTAATATATAGTGTCAATTTAGTTGAATATTAAGGCAAGTATCATGAAAATAAAGCTAACTAGTTGAAAAAGTTGCATAGTACTATTTTCAATAAAAGAAGGTCCTAACATATTTTTGACAATAAAATAACGAGAATTTATTGAGTAGGGTAGAGAATTGATTTCCTTTACGAAAAGGGGACCTAATTTAAGATAATTTAAAAGAAAGTTGGATCTAGTGGTCGTGGTCCATAAGAGTTAAGACCGTAACAAGCTTTTGCTAATATATGGTCTGTTTTAATTTGGCTTTGTTACATGAAGTGCTATGCTCAGATCAGACCTCTTTCACATCCATATAGTATCACTTATCCCCCAATAGTAGATTTATATTTTTTTCGTACAATAATCTTTAGTTCGTTATCCATCCAAGGGTGTGACTTAAGTGATTAATGAAATGGAGGAGAACCATAAGTCTCAGGTTTAAATTTTGGTGGAAGTAAAAAATATTAGATAATTTCTTTTCATCACCTAAGCCTAGTGGCACAGTTACTGGATATCTATGTTGGTGGAAATTCACAAATATTAATAGCATAATTGAGATGCGCACAAACTAGTCTGGACAGATGAACTCGATCTAACAGATGAGTAGAGCTAAGGAAAACGTAAACTGACACCTAAGTCTTGTTTTGGGTAGTTAATTTGGAATAAAGGGAATAAATAATAATTTATGAGTTCTTTTTTGGTGGAAATAAAAACTTATTATTCAATCATCCAGAACCAAAACATATACAGTCTATCGTATCATCGTGTCCCTCCCTTCTCTTCCTATATCTCTATCCTCCTTACACTATTAACTGGCTTTACATTTTG
Coding sequences:
- the LOC104214809 gene encoding glycine-rich cell wall structural protein 1-like — protein: MGSSSQKWVIGLLLFLSIFLELTAITLGDDKLEESRWGNDNGCGYGRRGCGGYGGRGGRGGWGGRGGRGGPGFGGGRGAGGGFGGGAGGGGGLGGGGGLGGGGGAGGGLGGGAGGGLGGGAGGGLGGGGGLGGGGGGGVGGGAGSGGGFGAGGGVGGGAGTGGGVGGGGGFGGGGGGGVGGGSGHGGGFGAGGGVGGGAGGGLGGGAGGGGGSGGGGGIGGGSGHGGGFGAGGGVGGGVGGGAAGGGGGGGGGGGGGGGGGLGGGSGHGGGFGAGGGVGGGAAGGVGGGGGFGGGGGGGVGGGSGHGGGFGAGGGVGGGAGGGLGGGAGGGGGLGGGHGGGLGGGHGGGFGIGVGIGIGVGVGAGAGKGVGVGSGSGSGGGGNGR